A single Desulfobaculum xiamenense DNA region contains:
- a CDS encoding DUF4212 domain-containing protein, which yields MQDKMREYWKHNIRYMAILLGIWATVSYGCGILFVNQLNAIRIGGFPLGFWFAQQGSIYVFVIIIFVYHLLMRRLDRAYDVHE from the coding sequence ATGCAGGACAAGATGCGTGAATACTGGAAGCACAACATCCGGTACATGGCCATTCTGCTCGGCATCTGGGCCACGGTATCCTACGGATGCGGCATCCTCTTCGTCAATCAGCTCAACGCCATACGAATCGGCGGGTTCCCGCTGGGCTTCTGGTTCGCGCAGCAGGGCTCCATCTACGTCTTCGTGATCATCATCTTCGTCTACCATCTGCTCATGCGCCGTCTGGACCGCGCGTACGACGTGCACGAATAG
- a CDS encoding integration host factor subunit alpha codes for MGKTLTKADIVDSIYEKVDRNRAEVKSHVESLLEIMKQAVKRDHSLLISGFGKFEAYDKRARKGRNPQTDEAIVLPPRKVVVFRLSRKFRAELNP; via the coding sequence ATGGGCAAGACGCTGACCAAAGCCGACATTGTCGACAGTATCTACGAAAAGGTCGACAGAAACCGCGCGGAAGTCAAAAGCCACGTCGAATCCCTGCTGGAGATCATGAAGCAGGCCGTCAAGCGCGACCATTCCCTGCTTATCAGCGGGTTCGGGAAGTTCGAGGCCTACGACAAGCGCGCTCGCAAGGGGCGCAATCCGCAGACGGACGAAGCCATTGTGCTGCCGCCGCGCAAGGTCGTAGTCTTCAGGCTTTCGCGGAAGTTTCGGGCCGAACTCAATCCGTGA
- a CDS encoding HD domain-containing protein, which translates to MSEPYKDAVGICKTIMRNGYDAYVINARLQREIMEEGKEVELDIATDIDFKGLDKLFPEIAHPNEPKVLAALRENEVLYRFYPIEAEDGAYPEECVSRMTPRLLKRLEEHGDLPPTLACPYLPEAKDRYSGFKDLESGVVCLAGFADDTLKRDYLRGVRALRFAANYNLPIEENTWLAIVRGARRILDYVSVSDIMDEWRKVEAENMHKFVQLLFDCQLLHGLIPEVAALSRVVQRRNDDIEETVFEHTLSVMRHYPEESAYDWKGTLACMFHDVGKLYTGEFFEGSWHFYQHHRVGAQVTRKIMNRLRFASEDVDLVCNLVRNHKRFSFMLTDRGIRRFMALSEHKRIIEMERASVKAREGNYTEFNHNMKMMERTETPEEMLEPLLNGNEIMEFTGLHPGPSVGLIREALLQAQVAGDVASVPDAVEFVIRYKERENLS; encoded by the coding sequence ATGAGCGAGCCGTACAAGGACGCCGTTGGCATCTGCAAGACGATCATGCGAAACGGCTACGACGCCTACGTGATCAACGCCCGCCTGCAGCGGGAGATCATGGAGGAAGGCAAGGAAGTCGAACTCGACATTGCCACTGACATCGATTTCAAGGGACTCGACAAGCTGTTCCCGGAAATTGCCCATCCCAACGAGCCGAAGGTTCTCGCCGCGCTGCGCGAGAACGAGGTGCTCTACCGCTTCTATCCCATCGAGGCCGAGGATGGCGCGTACCCCGAGGAGTGCGTGTCGCGTATGACGCCGCGCCTGCTCAAGCGCCTCGAAGAGCATGGCGACCTGCCGCCGACCCTCGCCTGTCCGTATCTGCCCGAGGCCAAGGACCGCTATTCCGGGTTCAAGGACCTCGAAAGCGGCGTGGTGTGCCTCGCCGGGTTTGCGGACGACACCCTCAAGCGCGACTACCTGCGCGGCGTGCGCGCCCTGCGTTTCGCGGCCAACTACAATCTCCCCATCGAGGAGAACACCTGGCTGGCCATCGTCCGTGGCGCGCGGCGCATTCTCGACTACGTCTCCGTGTCCGACATCATGGACGAGTGGCGCAAGGTCGAGGCCGAGAACATGCACAAGTTCGTGCAGTTGCTCTTCGACTGCCAGCTCCTGCATGGCCTCATCCCCGAGGTCGCGGCCCTGTCCCGCGTGGTGCAGCGCCGCAACGACGACATCGAGGAAACCGTCTTCGAGCACACCCTGAGCGTGATGCGCCACTACCCTGAGGAGAGTGCCTACGACTGGAAGGGCACCCTCGCCTGCATGTTCCACGACGTGGGCAAGCTCTACACCGGCGAGTTCTTCGAGGGCAGCTGGCACTTCTACCAGCACCACCGCGTGGGTGCGCAGGTGACCCGCAAGATCATGAACCGCCTGCGCTTTGCGTCGGAGGATGTGGATCTCGTCTGCAACCTCGTGCGCAACCACAAGCGCTTCAGCTTCATGCTCACGGACCGGGGCATCCGCCGCTTCATGGCCCTTAGCGAGCACAAGCGCATCATTGAGATGGAGCGCGCATCGGTGAAGGCCCGCGAAGGCAACTACACCGAGTTCAATCACAACATGAAGATGATGGAGCGCACCGAGACCCCCGAGGAAATGCTCGAACCGCTCCTCAATGGCAACGAGATCATGGAATTCACCGGCCTGCACCCCGGCCCCAGCGTTGGGCTTATCCGCGAGGCGCTGCTTCAGGCGCAGGTCGCGGGGGATGTGGCCTCGGTGCCGGATGCCGTGGAATTCGTCATCCGCTACAAGGAGCGCGAGAACCTCTCCTGA
- a CDS encoding CvpA family protein: MFNFLDVVFIAIAAFFFIRGAFRGLIKEVASTLGLILAYWLANTRNDLLVDFYATWFKSPGLLHFLSYVSVFVGVMLAVSFCAWVLVRLFRIMPVLWVDIPGGAAVGMAKAGAFCCIILVALGAFMPEAEFVKQSRIAPYLHSGVEMLSQFTPEKMRHFDPSDLRERMRLEREEALDRFLSGGNSTGGDLGQKSMELLDKMKKSLNGTGE; this comes from the coding sequence ATGTTCAACTTCCTTGATGTCGTCTTCATTGCCATCGCCGCGTTCTTCTTCATCCGGGGAGCCTTCCGTGGACTGATCAAGGAAGTGGCCTCCACCCTCGGGCTGATTCTGGCCTACTGGCTGGCCAACACCCGCAACGACCTGTTGGTGGACTTCTACGCCACGTGGTTCAAGAGTCCCGGGCTGTTACATTTCCTGTCCTACGTCTCGGTGTTCGTCGGTGTGATGCTCGCGGTGTCGTTCTGCGCGTGGGTGCTGGTGCGGCTGTTTCGCATCATGCCCGTGCTGTGGGTCGATATCCCCGGCGGCGCGGCGGTGGGAATGGCCAAGGCCGGTGCCTTCTGCTGCATCATCCTCGTGGCGCTCGGGGCCTTTATGCCCGAGGCCGAATTCGTGAAGCAGTCGCGCATCGCGCCGTATCTGCACTCGGGCGTGGAGATGCTTTCGCAGTTCACCCCGGAGAAGATGCGCCACTTCGACCCCTCCGACCTGCGCGAACGCATGCGTCTTGAGCGCGAGGAGGCCCTCGACCGCTTCCTGTCCGGCGGCAACTCCACCGGCGGCGATCTCGGCCAGAAATCCATGGAACTTCTCGACAAAATGAAAAAGTCCCTCAACGGGACCGGGGAATAA
- a CDS encoding septal ring lytic transglycosylase RlpA family protein, with product MMSAFRPALVVLCLAACAMLALTGCGKSRIPDASPVPSAPRPAPSVHGHTAGPVPKATFRPYTVDGKRYHPLSSADGYRDSGLASWYGEPFHGRKTSNGETYNMYAMTCAHKILPMNTVVRVTNRNNGKSVVLRVNDRGPFVGTRIVDLSYAGAKQIGVLGPGTAPVTLEAVGMAGDSPRSVSQTMASARYFIQIGSFRNRDNAERLVRELEGRGFAQSRIQQADIDGATFWRVQAGAVAGMDRARQTHARLERQYPGSFLLTD from the coding sequence ATGATGTCCGCCTTCCGCCCCGCCCTCGTCGTCCTCTGCCTCGCCGCGTGCGCCATGCTCGCGCTCACCGGCTGCGGCAAGTCCCGCATTCCCGACGCCTCGCCCGTGCCCTCCGCCCCACGTCCTGCACCGAGCGTGCACGGCCACACGGCGGGTCCGGTTCCCAAGGCAACCTTCCGGCCCTACACGGTGGACGGCAAGCGCTACCATCCCCTGTCCAGCGCCGACGGCTACCGGGACTCCGGTCTGGCCTCGTGGTACGGGGAGCCCTTCCACGGACGCAAGACCTCCAACGGCGAGACCTACAACATGTACGCCATGACCTGCGCGCACAAGATCCTGCCCATGAATACGGTGGTCCGGGTGACCAACCGCAACAACGGCAAGAGCGTCGTGCTGCGCGTCAACGACAGGGGGCCCTTCGTGGGCACGCGAATCGTGGATCTTTCCTATGCGGGGGCAAAGCAGATCGGGGTGCTGGGACCGGGCACCGCGCCGGTCACACTCGAAGCGGTGGGCATGGCCGGAGACTCGCCGCGCTCGGTGTCGCAGACGATGGCTTCGGCCAGATACTTCATTCAGATCGGCTCGTTCCGGAACCGGGACAACGCGGAGCGTCTCGTACGGGAACTTGAGGGTCGCGGCTTCGCGCAGAGCCGCATTCAGCAGGCGGACATCGACGGCGCGACGTTCTGGCGCGTGCAGGCTGGGGCCGTGGCGGGCATGGATCGCGCTCGGCAGACCCATGCCCGACTCGAAAGACAATATCCCGGCAGTTTCCTGCTCACGGATTGA
- a CDS encoding sodium:solute symporter family protein yields MSIQTWTYIMVGLTFSVYLTIAWMSRVRDTKGFYVAGGGVPALANGMATAADWMSAASFISMAGIISFLGYTGAVYLMGWTGGYVLLALLLAPYLRKFGKFTVPDFVGDRYYSKSARVVALVCAIFVSLTYVAGQMRGVGIVFSRFLETDVNTGVLIGMVIVFIYAGLGGMKGITWTQVSQYCVLIVAFLIPAVAISMKITGVAIPQLGFGGTIIDGPDAGRHLLETLDAIGTDLGFREYTSAFGAGNKSMLDVFALTMSLMVGTAGLPHVIIRFYTVPSVRAARLSAGYALLFIAILYTTAPAVAAFARYNMIGTINEKPYVQAPAWFTKWEQTGLIAWVDKNGDGLVQFRAGDAFSGKPNFIDGRGAVGQRLVANAVTPSTNELYVDRDIMVLANPEIAGLAPWVIALVAAGGLAAALSTASGLLLVVASSISHDLYYRIINRKASEKQRLLLGRIMIGVAVCVAGYFGVNPPGFVAQVVALAFGLGASSFFPILVLGIFWKRTTREGAICGMIAGIGFTMLYIVQTKFMGMGWWFMGISPEGIGFVGMLINFAATIGISTFTPPPPPEVQEMVESVRYPRGAGAAIDH; encoded by the coding sequence ATGTCGATTCAGACCTGGACATACATCATGGTCGGGCTGACCTTCAGCGTGTACCTGACCATCGCGTGGATGTCGCGCGTGCGCGACACCAAAGGCTTCTACGTTGCCGGGGGCGGCGTGCCCGCGCTGGCCAACGGCATGGCCACGGCGGCGGACTGGATGAGCGCGGCGTCGTTCATCTCCATGGCGGGCATCATCTCGTTCCTCGGCTACACCGGCGCGGTGTACCTGATGGGCTGGACGGGCGGCTACGTGCTGCTGGCGCTGCTGCTGGCCCCGTACCTGCGCAAGTTCGGCAAATTCACCGTGCCGGACTTCGTGGGCGACCGCTACTACTCCAAGAGCGCACGGGTGGTGGCGCTGGTGTGCGCCATCTTCGTCTCGCTGACCTACGTGGCCGGGCAGATGCGCGGCGTTGGCATCGTCTTTTCGCGCTTCCTTGAAACGGACGTGAACACCGGCGTGCTCATCGGCATGGTCATCGTGTTCATCTACGCCGGGCTTGGCGGCATGAAGGGCATCACATGGACGCAGGTCTCGCAGTACTGCGTGCTCATCGTGGCCTTCCTCATCCCGGCGGTGGCCATCTCCATGAAGATCACCGGCGTGGCCATCCCGCAGCTCGGCTTCGGCGGCACCATCATCGACGGCCCGGACGCGGGCAGGCACCTTCTGGAGACGCTGGACGCCATCGGCACGGACCTCGGCTTTCGCGAGTACACCTCGGCCTTCGGCGCGGGGAACAAGTCCATGCTCGACGTGTTCGCGCTGACCATGTCGCTCATGGTGGGCACGGCCGGGCTGCCCCACGTCATCATCCGCTTCTACACGGTGCCAAGCGTGCGCGCGGCGCGGCTTTCCGCCGGATATGCGCTGCTGTTCATCGCCATCCTGTACACCACGGCCCCGGCGGTAGCGGCCTTCGCCCGCTACAACATGATCGGCACCATCAACGAGAAGCCCTACGTGCAGGCCCCGGCATGGTTCACCAAGTGGGAGCAGACGGGACTCATCGCGTGGGTGGACAAGAACGGTGACGGGCTTGTGCAGTTCCGCGCGGGCGATGCCTTCAGCGGCAAGCCCAACTTCATCGACGGACGCGGAGCCGTGGGCCAGCGCCTCGTGGCCAACGCCGTGACGCCCTCGACCAACGAGCTCTACGTGGACCGCGACATCATGGTCCTCGCCAACCCCGAAATCGCCGGGCTCGCCCCGTGGGTCATCGCGCTGGTGGCGGCGGGCGGACTGGCTGCGGCGCTGTCCACGGCCTCTGGCCTTTTGCTGGTTGTGGCGTCAAGCATTTCACACGACCTGTACTACCGCATCATCAACCGCAAGGCCTCGGAGAAGCAGCGCCTGCTGCTGGGGCGCATCATGATCGGCGTGGCCGTGTGCGTGGCGGGATACTTCGGCGTGAATCCGCCGGGCTTCGTGGCGCAGGTGGTGGCGCTGGCCTTCGGCCTTGGCGCGTCGAGCTTCTTCCCCATCCTCGTGCTCGGCATCTTCTGGAAGCGCACCACGCGCGAGGGAGCCATCTGCGGCATGATCGCGGGCATCGGCTTCACCATGCTCTACATCGTGCAGACCAAATTCATGGGCATGGGCTGGTGGTTCATGGGCATCAGCCCCGAGGGCATCGGCTTCGTGGGCATGCTCATCAACTTCGCGGCCACCATCGGCATCTCCACGTTCACG
- the mazG gene encoding nucleoside triphosphate pyrophosphohydrolase, with protein sequence MTATKEGVAVAGDADSARSLTELVGVIRSLLGENGCPWDKEQTPWTMTDYILEEAFELAEAIRHDIPAHSTEATRAEVMEELGDVAFLLYFVAELYERAGHFSLAESLDYARAKMVRRHPHVFGDLHVDSQDELLVNWERIKRSEKNGEGEAPKRVFESLPKGLPPMLKAYRINSKAARVGFTWADDEDQKRHLDGEWQEWLEAKASGDQERMQEEFGDYLFSLIEYGRRHGLKANMALDDANVKFLNRFNAMEELASQEGRDIADLSLDEKNELWERVKAR encoded by the coding sequence ATGACTGCAACGAAAGAAGGCGTCGCCGTGGCTGGCGACGCGGACTCCGCACGCTCGCTGACCGAACTCGTCGGCGTCATCCGGAGCCTTCTGGGCGAAAACGGCTGCCCGTGGGACAAGGAACAGACCCCTTGGACCATGACCGACTACATCCTTGAGGAGGCCTTCGAACTGGCCGAGGCCATTCGGCACGACATTCCCGCCCATTCCACCGAGGCCACCCGCGCCGAGGTCATGGAAGAGCTGGGCGACGTGGCCTTCCTTCTCTACTTCGTGGCCGAACTCTACGAGCGAGCAGGGCATTTCTCCCTCGCCGAATCCCTCGACTACGCCCGCGCCAAGATGGTTCGCCGTCACCCCCACGTGTTCGGTGACCTGCACGTCGATTCGCAGGACGAACTGCTCGTCAACTGGGAGCGCATCAAGCGTTCCGAGAAGAACGGCGAGGGCGAGGCCCCCAAGCGCGTCTTCGAGTCCCTGCCCAAAGGCCTGCCGCCCATGCTCAAGGCCTATCGCATCAACTCCAAGGCCGCTCGCGTCGGCTTCACCTGGGCCGACGACGAGGACCAGAAGCGCCACCTCGACGGCGAATGGCAGGAATGGCTCGAAGCCAAGGCCTCTGGCGATCAGGAACGCATGCAGGAGGAGTTCGGCGATTACCTCTTCTCCCTCATCGAGTACGGACGCCGCCACGGCCTCAAGGCTAACATGGCCCTCGATGACGCCAACGTGAAGTTCCTCAACCGCTTCAACGCCATGGAAGAGCTCGCGAGTCAGGAAGGTCGCGATATCGCCGACCTGTCCCTCGACGAGAAGAACGAACTCTGGGAGCGCGTGAAGGCCAGATAG
- a CDS encoding aspartate carbamoyltransferase catalytic subunit: MHWPYKDLLDVDVLSVEDAQRIFETADSFMEVNTRSVKKVPTLKGKSVVLFFAEASTRTKTSFDMAAKRLSADSFSLAKSSSSLTKGESLKDTGLTLQAMNPDAIVIRDSRSGAARFLAERLDCAVVNAGDGWHAHPTQALLDAYTLRKVWDGRFEGRTLLILGDITHSRVARSNVHLLTKLGVRVRLCGPRTLLPPRLDTWPVEVFHDLDEAVRGVDAVMCLRLQLERQQDGLLPDLREYSRTFGLGRRHLELMNPGARIMHPGPVNRGMEVSSELADMPESLILDQVTSGVAVRMAVLFLLITRKDQGGERVQS; encoded by the coding sequence ATGCACTGGCCATACAAAGATCTGCTTGATGTAGACGTCCTCTCCGTGGAAGACGCGCAGCGAATATTCGAGACTGCCGATTCCTTCATGGAGGTCAACACCCGTTCCGTTAAAAAAGTACCCACGCTCAAAGGCAAGAGCGTGGTTCTTTTTTTTGCGGAAGCGTCCACGCGAACCAAGACATCCTTCGATATGGCCGCCAAGCGCCTTTCGGCGGACAGCTTCTCGCTGGCCAAGAGCTCCAGTAGCCTGACCAAGGGCGAATCCCTCAAGGACACGGGCCTCACCCTGCAGGCCATGAATCCCGACGCCATCGTCATCCGTGATTCCCGAAGCGGCGCGGCACGTTTTCTGGCCGAACGCCTCGACTGCGCGGTGGTCAACGCCGGTGACGGCTGGCACGCCCATCCCACGCAGGCCCTGCTCGACGCCTACACCCTGCGCAAGGTGTGGGACGGGCGCTTCGAGGGACGCACGCTGCTCATCCTTGGCGACATCACGCATAGCCGCGTGGCACGCTCCAACGTGCATCTGCTGACGAAGCTCGGTGTGCGCGTGCGGCTGTGCGGCCCGCGTACGCTGCTGCCGCCGCGTCTGGACACGTGGCCGGTGGAGGTGTTCCACGATCTGGACGAGGCCGTGCGCGGCGTGGACGCCGTGATGTGCCTGCGTTTGCAGCTGGAGCGCCAGCAGGATGGCCTGCTGCCGGACCTGCGCGAATACTCGCGGACCTTCGGCCTCGGCCGCAGGCATCTGGAGCTTATGAATCCGGGCGCGCGCATCATGCATCCCGGCCCGGTGAACCGCGGCATGGAGGTTTCCTCCGAACTGGCGGACATGCCGGAGAGCCTGATCCTCGATCAGGTCACCTCGGGCGTGGCCGTGCGCATGGCCGTGCTCTTCCTCTTGATAACCCGCAAGGACCAGGGAGGCGAACGTGTCCAGTCCTGA
- a CDS encoding amidohydrolase family protein, with the protein MQYAQRTYAVRAARVLPKPGASSWIEDALFVVRDGRIAELGPRREVSRCWSGPVTDLGDAWVVPGLVNAHTHLELSHLRGTTVSGRGFAAWVQSLISQPAQELSEAAMEAAMDELDACGTAWVFDHCGRSAARVSAALAARGIGYWLGAEFFGHGGPDDGLAWPEHVRDLPEEAAARVVAAGHALYSTKPQTLRAAHDWCQRHGRTFSMHLAEHADEIETLTTGRGEFADMLHVRVVPKDHPAPGMRPVPYADSLGLLDERTLAVHCVQLDAADIATLAGRGASVCLCPRSNAYIGVGRAPWEALRDAGVNLCLGTDSLSSNTDLNLWNEAMAVVTGSEGRIGAAQTVEWMTTNAARAVGADAQAGSIEPGRPARYSVVPDAMREFF; encoded by the coding sequence ATGCAATACGCCCAGCGGACATATGCGGTGCGCGCGGCTCGTGTTTTGCCGAAACCAGGCGCGTCCTCGTGGATCGAGGATGCGCTTTTTGTCGTGCGCGACGGACGCATCGCCGAGCTTGGACCACGCCGCGAGGTGTCGCGGTGCTGGAGCGGACCTGTGACGGACCTTGGCGACGCATGGGTCGTGCCCGGCCTCGTCAATGCGCATACGCATCTGGAACTGTCGCACCTGCGCGGAACCACCGTGTCCGGACGGGGCTTTGCCGCATGGGTCCAAAGCCTCATCTCGCAGCCCGCGCAGGAGCTGTCCGAAGCCGCCATGGAGGCGGCCATGGATGAGCTTGATGCCTGCGGGACGGCGTGGGTGTTCGACCACTGCGGACGAAGCGCGGCCCGCGTGAGCGCCGCGCTTGCCGCACGGGGCATCGGCTACTGGCTGGGCGCGGAGTTCTTCGGTCATGGCGGTCCGGACGACGGCCTCGCGTGGCCGGAGCACGTGCGCGATCTGCCGGAGGAGGCCGCCGCGCGCGTGGTGGCCGCCGGACACGCCCTGTACTCCACGAAGCCGCAGACCCTTCGCGCCGCGCACGACTGGTGCCAGCGACACGGGCGGACCTTCAGCATGCACCTCGCCGAGCATGCGGACGAGATCGAGACGCTGACCACGGGCCGGGGCGAGTTCGCGGACATGCTCCACGTGCGTGTGGTACCGAAGGACCATCCCGCACCGGGCATGCGGCCTGTGCCCTATGCCGACAGCCTCGGGCTATTGGATGAGCGGACGCTGGCCGTGCACTGCGTGCAACTCGACGCGGCGGACATCGCCACATTGGCCGGGCGCGGCGCAAGCGTGTGCCTGTGCCCGCGCAGCAACGCCTACATCGGCGTGGGCCGCGCTCCGTGGGAGGCCCTGCGCGATGCCGGGGTGAACCTGTGCCTCGGCACGGACAGCCTGTCGTCCAATACGGATCTGAACCTCTGGAACGAGGCTATGGCCGTGGTGACCGGCTCCGAGGGTCGCATCGGCGCGGCGCAGACTGTGGAGTGGATGACGACGAACGCGGCGCGAGCCGTGGGGGCCGACGCACAGGCCGGAAGCATCGAGCCGGGACGCCCGGCACGCTACAGCGTGGTGCCTGACGCCATGCGCGAATTTTTCTGA
- a CDS encoding elongator complex protein 3, protein MNVTQRPVTAPVTFRHPAPQAPRTRIWPAFIPFAGCPFRCVYCAQNEITGQRTEQFETVYDNLARGLNNALKKSTNSLELAFYGGTFTALPEEWIARFLALARTFRDRGLITRVRCSTRPDAVTPELLARLRSMGLDMVELGIQSFDDTALAATGRGYSGDTARRACDNVLASGLSLGVQLMPGLPGHTADAFAADIRTACALAPEAARLYPCVVLAHTPLAARWKRGDYTPWTLDRTIDALAPALLDLWAANIHIIRIGLAPEQDMQDAILDGPWHPAMGQLARSRALFLHISRRIAELNHAPTHLVCPRRFQSDLLGHANSMRDAYAHIGLPADAITFEDTNTFTLR, encoded by the coding sequence ATGAACGTCACGCAGCGTCCCGTCACGGCCCCCGTCACCTTCCGCCACCCGGCACCGCAGGCCCCGCGCACGCGCATCTGGCCAGCCTTCATTCCCTTCGCCGGATGCCCGTTTCGCTGCGTCTACTGCGCCCAAAACGAAATTACCGGACAACGGACGGAACAGTTCGAGACAGTATACGACAATCTGGCGCGTGGACTCAACAACGCGCTTAAAAAAAGTACAAATTCCCTCGAATTGGCCTTCTACGGAGGCACATTTACGGCCCTACCCGAGGAGTGGATCGCCCGATTCCTCGCCCTCGCCCGCACTTTTCGGGATCGGGGGCTCATCACCCGCGTGCGCTGCTCCACCCGGCCCGACGCCGTGACACCAGAGCTCCTCGCCCGCCTGCGCTCCATGGGGCTCGACATGGTCGAGCTCGGCATCCAGAGCTTCGACGACACAGCCCTCGCCGCCACCGGACGCGGATACTCCGGCGACACCGCCCGCCGCGCCTGCGACAACGTCCTCGCCTCCGGACTCTCTCTCGGCGTCCAGCTCATGCCCGGACTGCCCGGGCACACCGCCGACGCCTTCGCCGCCGACATCCGCACCGCCTGCGCCCTCGCCCCCGAAGCCGCACGGCTCTACCCCTGCGTCGTGCTCGCCCACACGCCCCTCGCCGCACGCTGGAAACGCGGCGACTACACCCCATGGACCCTCGACCGCACCATCGACGCCCTCGCCCCGGCGCTCCTCGACCTCTGGGCCGCCAATATCCACATCATCCGCATCGGCCTCGCCCCCGAGCAGGACATGCAAGACGCCATCCTCGACGGCCCATGGCACCCCGCCATGGGACAGCTCGCCCGCTCGCGCGCACTGTTCCTCCACATCTCCCGCCGCATCGCCGAACTCAACCACGCCCCCACGCACCTCGTCTGCCCACGCCGCTTCCAAAGCGACCTCCTCGGGCACGCCAACTCCATGCGCGACGCCTACGCGCACATCGGCCTGCCAGCCGATGCCATCACCTTCGAGGACACCAACACCTTCACCCTGCGCTAG
- a CDS encoding dihydroorotase has protein sequence MSSPDFVIKNALWRGEAHDLCVADGKVLELRPASGEGYGDAPVVDASGLVLLPALIDVHTHLREPGFEWKEDIATGLSAAAHGGFGSVMCMANTDPVNDNAAVTERMLDRAREAFPGGGPRLFPVGALSVGLAGHELAPMGELAAAGCRAVSNDGMPVANSELFRHAVEYAADFGLTVIDHCEDPHMALGVGVNEGAISSRLGLKGQPTVAESLQVARDVLLAEYLGLPIHIAHVSCRESVELIARAKERGVRVTAETCPHYLLLTEDAVEGYDTAAKVNPPLRTMDHVQVMREALRTGVIDMLATDHAPHAAHEKEVPFTQAPNGISGLDTALCVTMGLVDEGVLSLDDLVRAWATAPAKAFGLPVCAFAPGDPADFTLYDPSASWVVSPQTMHSKGRNTPLLGRTMPGRTAFLYVNGKRVV, from the coding sequence GTGTCCAGTCCTGATTTCGTGATCAAAAACGCGCTGTGGCGCGGCGAGGCTCATGACCTGTGCGTTGCCGACGGCAAGGTTCTCGAACTGCGCCCCGCCTCGGGCGAGGGCTACGGCGATGCTCCCGTGGTTGACGCCTCGGGCCTCGTCTTGCTGCCCGCGCTTATCGACGTGCACACCCACCTGCGCGAACCGGGCTTTGAGTGGAAGGAAGACATCGCCACCGGCCTGTCCGCCGCCGCCCACGGTGGCTTCGGCTCCGTGATGTGCATGGCCAACACGGACCCGGTCAACGACAACGCCGCCGTCACCGAACGCATGCTCGACCGCGCGCGTGAGGCGTTCCCCGGCGGCGGGCCCCGGTTGTTCCCGGTGGGCGCGCTCTCCGTGGGCCTTGCGGGCCACGAGCTTGCCCCCATGGGCGAGCTTGCCGCGGCGGGCTGCCGCGCCGTGTCCAACGACGGCATGCCCGTGGCCAATTCCGAGCTGTTCCGCCACGCCGTGGAATATGCGGCCGATTTCGGGCTGACGGTCATCGACCACTGCGAGGACCCGCACATGGCGCTTGGCGTTGGCGTGAACGAGGGCGCGATCAGCTCACGCCTTGGCCTCAAGGGTCAGCCCACCGTGGCCGAGAGCCTGCAGGTGGCGCGCGATGTGCTGCTGGCCGAGTATCTGGGCCTGCCCATCCACATCGCCCACGTGAGCTGCCGCGAGTCCGTGGAGCTCATCGCCCGCGCCAAGGAGCGCGGCGTGCGCGTCACGGCCGAGACCTGCCCGCATTACCTCCTCCTCACCGAGGACGCGGTGGAGGGCTACGACACGGCGGCCAAGGTCAATCCGCCCCTGCGGACCATGGACCATGTGCAGGTGATGCGCGAGGCCCTGCGTACCGGTGTTATCGACATGCTGGCCACCGACCACGCGCCCCACGCCGCCCACGAGAAGGAAGTGCCCTTCACGCAGGCCCCCAACGGCATCTCCGGGTTGGATACGGCCCTGTGCGTGACCATGGGGCTGGTGGACGAGGGTGTCTTGTCCCTCGACGACCTCGTGCGGGCGTGGGCGACGGCCCCGGCCAAGGCCTTCGGGCTTCCCGTGTGCGCCTTTGCGCCGGGCGATCCTGCGGACTTCACGCTCTACGATCCTTCGGCGTCGTGGGTGGTTTCCCCGCAGACCATGCATTCCAAGGGCAGGAACACCCCTCTTCTCGGGCGGACCATGCCCGGACGTACCGCGTTCCTGTACGTGAATGGTAAACGTGTGGTTTGA